CCTGACCACCCTCCCGATGGGCGGCGGCAAGGGCGGCAGCGACTTCGACCCGAAGGGCAAGTCGGACCGCGAGGTGATGCGCTTCTGCCAGGCGTTCATGACCGAACTGCACCGGCACATCGGCGAGAACACGGACGTGCCGGCGGGCGACATCGGCGTCGGCGGGCGCGAGATCGGCTACCTTTTCGGGCAGTACAAGCGGCTCCGAAACGCCTTCACCGGGGCCATCACGGGCAAGGGCACGGGGTGGGGCGGAAGCCTGATCCGGCCTCAGGCTACGGGCTACGGCAGCGTCTACTTCGCCCGTGAGATGCTCGCCTACCGGAGCGCGTCCATCGAGGGCACGCGCTGCCTCGTCTCCGGCTCCGGCAACGTCGCCCAGTTCACCGCCGAGAAGCTCCTTGACCTCGGCGCGACCGTGCTCACACTCTCCGACCGCTCCGGCACGCTCCACGCCGAAGGCGGCCTGACGCGGGACGACCTCGACGCGGCGATGGACCTCAAGAACAACCGCCGCGGGAGCCTCGAAGAACTCGCCAGCCGCGACGGGCTCAGCTTCGAAGCCGGTGCCAAGCCGTGGGGCATCGCGTGCGACGCCGCCTTCCCGTCGGCGACGCAGAACGAAATCCAGGACGACGACGCACAGACCCTCCTTGACAATGGCTGCACGCTGGTCTGCGAGGGGGCCAACATGCCGAGCTCGCCCGAGGCGGCGCACCGATTCGAGCAGGCAGGCATCATGTACGGCCCCGGCAAGGCCGCAAACGCGGGCGGCGTGGCGATCTCCGGCCTGGAGATGACGCAGAACTCGATGCGCATCTCGTGGTCGCGCGAGGAGGTCGACGAGCGGCTCCAGGGCATCATGAAGAGCATCCACGCGACGTGCGTCGCGCACGGCGGCGGCGGTGACCGGGTCAACTACGTGCAGGGAGCCAACATCGGCGGCTTCGTCAAAGTGGCCGACGCGCTCCTGGCCTACGGGACGGTGTAGCGCACAGAAAGCAAACAGTCCAGCGCACGACGATGTCGGTATGTTCTATGGCCGCCTGGAGGGGTGGCAGAGCGGTCGAATGCACTGGTCTTGAAAACCAGCGTGCCGCAAGGTACCGTGGGTTCGAATCCCA
The sequence above is drawn from the Bacteroidota bacterium genome and encodes:
- the gdhA gene encoding NADP-specific glutamate dehydrogenase, translated to MQLDAFMAEQERRNPGQPEFLQAVREVAEKVIPHINAYPEYEEARVLERIAEPDRVLMFRVAWEDDSGAVHVNRGYRVQQNNAIGPYKGGLRFDPSVNLGILKFLAFEQVFKNALTTLPMGGGKGGSDFDPKGKSDREVMRFCQAFMTELHRHIGENTDVPAGDIGVGGREIGYLFGQYKRLRNAFTGAITGKGTGWGGSLIRPQATGYGSVYFAREMLAYRSASIEGTRCLVSGSGNVAQFTAEKLLDLGATVLTLSDRSGTLHAEGGLTRDDLDAAMDLKNNRRGSLEELASRDGLSFEAGAKPWGIACDAAFPSATQNEIQDDDAQTLLDNGCTLVCEGANMPSSPEAAHRFEQAGIMYGPGKAANAGGVAISGLEMTQNSMRISWSREEVDERLQGIMKSIHATCVAHGGGGDRVNYVQGANIGGFVKVADALLAYGTV